One Streptomyces hundungensis DNA segment encodes these proteins:
- a CDS encoding DUF1416 domain-containing protein: MCGAKAGGPDASTIKPGETTIQGQVTRDGEPVTGYVRLLDSTGEFTAEVPTSATGQFRFYAAEGTWTVRALVPGGSADRTVVAQTGGLAEVAIAV; encoded by the coding sequence ATGTGTGGAGCGAAGGCCGGCGGCCCCGACGCCTCGACGATCAAGCCCGGTGAGACCACGATCCAGGGCCAGGTGACCCGCGACGGCGAGCCCGTCACCGGTTACGTGCGCCTGCTCGACTCGACCGGCGAGTTCACCGCCGAGGTCCCGACCTCGGCCACCGGACAGTTCCGCTTCTACGCGGCCGAGGGCACGTGGACCGTGCGCGCCCTGGTGCCGGGCGGCAGCGCGGACCGTACGGTCGTCGCCCAGACCGGAGGCCTCGCCGAGGTCGCCATCGCCGTCTGA
- a CDS encoding sulfurtransferase codes for MSRSDVLVDADWVEAHIDDPKVAIVEVDEDTSAYEKNHIKNAIRIDWTKDLQDPVRRDFVDQEGFEKLLSAKGIANDTTVVLYGGNNNWFASYAFWYFKLYGHQDVKLLDGGRKKWELDSRDLVDGDQIPSRPATQYKAKPQDASIRAFRDDVVNAIGNQNLVDVRSPDEFSGKLLAPAHLPQEQSQRPGHVPSARNIPWSKNANDDGTFKSDDELKALYEAEQVDLAKDTIAYCRIGERSALTWFVLHELLGQENVKNYDGSWTEYGSLVGVPIELGANK; via the coding sequence ATGAGCCGCAGTGACGTCCTGGTAGACGCCGACTGGGTCGAGGCCCACATCGACGACCCGAAGGTCGCCATCGTCGAGGTCGACGAGGACACCTCGGCCTACGAGAAGAACCACATCAAGAACGCGATCCGGATCGACTGGACGAAGGACCTCCAGGACCCGGTCCGCCGTGACTTCGTCGACCAGGAGGGCTTCGAGAAGCTCCTCTCCGCGAAGGGCATCGCGAACGACACCACCGTCGTCCTGTACGGCGGCAACAACAACTGGTTCGCCAGCTACGCCTTCTGGTACTTCAAGCTCTACGGCCACCAGGACGTGAAGCTCCTCGACGGCGGCCGCAAGAAGTGGGAGCTCGACTCCCGCGACCTCGTGGACGGCGACCAGATCCCCAGCCGCCCGGCCACCCAGTACAAGGCCAAGCCGCAGGACGCCTCGATCCGCGCCTTCCGCGACGACGTCGTGAACGCGATCGGCAACCAGAACCTCGTCGACGTGCGCTCGCCCGACGAGTTCTCCGGCAAGCTGCTCGCCCCGGCCCACCTCCCGCAGGAGCAGTCGCAGCGCCCGGGCCACGTCCCGTCCGCCCGCAACATCCCGTGGTCGAAGAACGCCAACGACGACGGCACGTTCAAGTCGGACGACGAGCTCAAGGCCCTCTACGAGGCCGAGCAGGTCGACCTCGCGAAGGACACCATCGCGTACTGCCGCATCGGTGAGCGCTCGGCCCTGACGTGGTTCGTGCTGCACGAGCTGCTCGGCCAGGAGAACGTCAAGAACTACGACGGCTCGTGGACCGAGTACGGCTCCCTCGTCGGCGTGCCGATCGAGCTCGGCGCCAACAAGTAA
- a CDS encoding Ms5788A family Cys-rich leader peptide — MKRQADLTKRRAVDLCRVAAMLCRPF, encoded by the coding sequence ATGAAGCGACAGGCGGACCTCACGAAGCGGCGGGCAGTAGACCTGTGCCGCGTCGCCGCCATGCTCTGTCGCCCCTTCTGA
- a CDS encoding LmeA family phospholipid-binding protein has product MRALRILLIIAIVLGGIFVAVDRVAVNIAESKTADKIKSSQRLASTPDVDIKGFPFLTQVVGKELDEVDVSLSGVTATAGGHSVNVTEVTAELHAVKIDGSFSSAVAGRAQGAARISYADLSKAAPKGATVGYAGPERAAKGQVKVTGPLADLLEGQGVVLPAAIKALLQGRTVSAYSTVSLNGSGAVQLRAESLPALPVPGFDQRLRKAVDYDLKIDGMPSSIKLNKVTASEEGLRFSGEGTEVRLAG; this is encoded by the coding sequence ATGCGAGCACTGCGAATACTTCTGATCATCGCGATCGTTCTCGGCGGCATCTTCGTCGCCGTGGACCGCGTCGCGGTGAACATCGCCGAGTCGAAGACGGCCGACAAGATCAAGAGCAGTCAGCGGCTGGCTTCGACCCCTGACGTCGACATCAAGGGCTTTCCCTTCCTGACCCAGGTGGTCGGCAAGGAACTCGACGAGGTCGACGTCTCGCTCTCCGGGGTCACCGCGACGGCCGGGGGCCACTCGGTCAACGTCACCGAGGTGACGGCCGAGCTGCACGCCGTGAAGATCGACGGCTCCTTCTCCTCGGCGGTGGCCGGGCGGGCGCAGGGCGCGGCGCGGATCTCGTACGCGGACCTGTCCAAGGCCGCGCCCAAGGGGGCGACGGTGGGTTACGCCGGCCCCGAGCGGGCGGCGAAGGGCCAGGTCAAGGTGACCGGCCCCCTCGCGGACCTCCTGGAGGGCCAGGGCGTGGTGCTGCCGGCGGCCATCAAGGCGCTGCTTCAGGGGCGGACGGTTTCGGCCTACAGCACGGTGAGCCTGAACGGTTCGGGGGCGGTGCAGTTGCGGGCCGAGTCCTTGCCGGCGCTGCCCGTGCCGGGGTTCGACCAGCGGTTGCGCAAGGCGGTCGACTACGACCTGAAGATCGACGGGATGCCGTCGAGCATCAAGCTCAACAAGGTGACGGCGTCGGAGGAGGGGTTGCGGTTCTCGGGGGAGGGCACGGAAGTCCGCCTGGCGGGCTGA
- a CDS encoding MoaD/ThiS family protein, with product MAAGTIRFWAAAKSAAGVADEPYTAETLAEALDAVRERHPGELTRVLRRCSFLVDGDPVGKRKHETVRLAEGGTVEVLPPFAGG from the coding sequence ATGGCAGCGGGAACCATCCGCTTCTGGGCCGCGGCCAAGTCCGCCGCCGGTGTCGCCGACGAGCCGTACACGGCGGAAACGCTGGCCGAAGCCCTCGACGCGGTGCGCGAACGGCACCCCGGAGAGCTCACGCGCGTCCTGCGCCGGTGCTCCTTCCTGGTCGACGGTGACCCCGTCGGCAAGCGGAAGCATGAGACCGTACGCCTTGCCGAGGGCGGCACGGTCGAGGTGCTCCCGCCGTTCGCAGGAGGGTGA
- a CDS encoding alpha/beta hydrolase, translated as MNGEAEGRFHSPAVSSITPGPLRATLRTSDGVRIEAVYAPWVKGPCDTAIVVAHGFTGSADRPAVRRAAGVFAQYAAVITFSFRGHGRSGGRSTVGDREVLDLAAAVEWARSLGYARVVTVGFSMGGSVVLRHAATHRGSAAGRTEAVAAVSAPARWYYRGTAPMRRVHWLITRRSGRLVGRLGFATRIHSEDWDPVPLSPVEAVPLIAPTPLLIVHGDRDPYFPVDHPHLLAAAGPAQLWLEEGMGHAENAAGDELLERIATWLIAARPAG; from the coding sequence ATGAATGGCGAGGCAGAGGGCCGATTTCACAGTCCAGCTGTTTCCTCGATCACTCCCGGCCCGCTGCGCGCCACCCTGCGTACGTCCGACGGTGTCCGGATCGAGGCGGTTTACGCACCCTGGGTGAAGGGCCCCTGCGACACCGCGATCGTGGTCGCCCACGGCTTCACCGGCTCGGCCGACCGGCCCGCCGTACGAAGGGCCGCGGGCGTCTTCGCCCAGTACGCGGCCGTGATCACCTTCTCCTTCCGCGGGCACGGGAGGTCCGGCGGCCGCTCGACGGTCGGCGACCGCGAGGTGCTCGACCTCGCGGCGGCCGTCGAGTGGGCGAGATCACTCGGGTACGCCCGCGTGGTGACCGTCGGCTTCTCGATGGGGGGCTCCGTGGTGCTGCGGCACGCGGCGACCCACCGGGGGAGCGCCGCGGGGCGCACGGAAGCAGTGGCGGCGGTCAGCGCGCCCGCGCGCTGGTACTACCGGGGGACGGCCCCCATGCGCCGGGTGCACTGGCTGATCACCCGGCGGTCCGGCCGGCTTGTGGGCCGGCTCGGCTTCGCCACCCGGATCCACTCCGAGGACTGGGACCCGGTGCCGCTCTCGCCCGTCGAGGCGGTCCCGCTGATCGCGCCGACCCCGCTGCTGATCGTGCACGGCGACCGCGACCCGTACTTCCCGGTGGACCACCCCCACCTGCTGGCGGCGGCCGGACCTGCGCAGTTGTGGCTGGAGGAGGGCATGGGGCACGCCGAGAACGCGGCCGGCGACGAGCTCCTGGAGCGGATCGCCACCTGGCTGATCGCCGCGCGGCCCGCCGGGTAG
- a CDS encoding response regulator transcription factor: protein MSSLLLLTNALQPSAEVLPALGLLLHSVRVAPAEGPALVDTPGADVILIDGRRDLPHVRSLCQLLRSTGPGCPLILVVTEGGLAAVTADWGIDDVLLDTAGPAEVEARLRLATGRAQATSDDSPMEIRNGDLSVDEATYSAKLKGRVLDLTFKEFELLKYLAQHPGRVFTRAQLLQEVWGYDYFGGTRTVDVHVRRLRAKLGPEHESLIGTVRNVGYRFVTPEKPERSTEGAKAKAVVDAATAEAKEAAARSSNR from the coding sequence ATGAGCTCCTTGTTGCTCCTGACCAACGCCCTCCAGCCGTCGGCGGAGGTGCTCCCCGCCCTCGGCCTGCTTCTGCACAGTGTGCGGGTGGCGCCCGCCGAGGGGCCGGCCCTCGTCGACACCCCTGGCGCCGACGTCATCCTGATCGACGGCCGCCGCGATCTGCCGCATGTGCGCTCGCTGTGCCAACTGCTCCGCTCGACGGGCCCCGGCTGTCCGCTGATCCTGGTGGTGACCGAGGGCGGTCTCGCCGCCGTCACCGCCGACTGGGGCATCGACGACGTCCTGCTCGACACCGCGGGTCCCGCCGAGGTCGAGGCCCGGCTGCGGCTCGCGACCGGGCGCGCGCAGGCCACGTCGGACGACTCCCCGATGGAGATCCGCAACGGCGACCTCTCGGTCGACGAGGCGACGTACAGCGCGAAGCTGAAGGGGCGGGTCCTGGACCTGACCTTCAAGGAGTTCGAGCTGCTGAAGTACCTCGCTCAGCACCCGGGCCGGGTGTTCACGCGTGCCCAGCTCCTCCAGGAGGTCTGGGGTTACGACTACTTCGGCGGCACCCGCACGGTCGACGTCCACGTACGGCGGCTGCGGGCCAAGCTCGGTCCCGAGCACGAGTCGCTGATCGGCACCGTCCGCAACGTCGGCTACCGCTTCGTGACGCCCGAGAAGCCCGAGCGTTCGACCGAGGGTGCCAAGGCGAAGGCGGTCGTGGACGCGGCCACCGCCGAGGCCAAGGAAGCGGCGGCCCGGTCCTCCAACCGGTGA
- a CDS encoding LacI family DNA-binding transcriptional regulator → MAKVTRDDVARLAGTSTAVVSYVINNGPRPVAPATRERVLAAIKELGYRPDRVAQAMASRRTDLIGMIVPDARQPFFAEMAHAVEQAASERGKMVLVGNSDYVDDREVHYLRAFLGMRVAGLILVSQGPSERAAAEIDAWDARVVLLHERPEAIDDVAVVTDDIGGAQLATRHLLEHGHEYVACLGGIESTPAVGDPVADHVEGWRRAMLESGRSLEGRLFQAPYNRYDAYQVALEILAGPQRPPAIFCATDDQAIGVLRAARELRIDVPGELAVAGFDDVKEAALTDPPLTTIASDRPAMARAAVDLVLDDALRVAGSRRERLKQFPSRLVVRRSCGCG, encoded by the coding sequence GTGGCCAAGGTGACGCGGGACGACGTGGCACGACTTGCGGGTACTTCGACCGCCGTCGTCAGTTACGTCATCAACAACGGACCCCGGCCGGTCGCCCCGGCCACGCGCGAGCGTGTCCTCGCCGCGATCAAGGAGCTGGGGTACCGGCCCGACCGGGTCGCCCAGGCGATGGCGTCGCGGCGCACCGACCTCATAGGAATGATCGTCCCGGACGCGCGCCAGCCGTTCTTCGCGGAGATGGCGCACGCCGTCGAACAGGCCGCCTCCGAGCGCGGAAAAATGGTCCTGGTCGGCAACTCCGACTACGTCGACGACCGCGAGGTCCACTATCTGCGGGCCTTCCTCGGGATGCGGGTCGCCGGTCTGATCCTGGTCAGCCAGGGGCCCAGCGAGCGGGCCGCGGCCGAGATCGACGCCTGGGACGCCCGTGTGGTGCTGTTGCACGAGCGGCCCGAGGCCATCGACGACGTGGCGGTGGTGACCGACGACATCGGCGGCGCCCAGCTCGCCACCCGCCACCTGCTCGAACACGGTCATGAGTACGTCGCCTGTCTCGGCGGGATCGAGTCGACCCCGGCCGTCGGCGACCCGGTGGCCGACCACGTCGAGGGCTGGCGCCGGGCGATGCTGGAGTCCGGCCGCTCCCTGGAGGGCCGCCTCTTCCAGGCCCCGTACAACCGTTACGACGCCTACCAGGTGGCCCTGGAGATCCTCGCCGGGCCCCAGCGGCCGCCGGCGATCTTCTGCGCCACCGACGACCAGGCGATCGGCGTGCTGCGGGCCGCCCGCGAGCTGCGCATCGACGTGCCGGGCGAGCTGGCCGTGGCGGGCTTCGACGACGTCAAGGAAGCGGCGCTGACCGACCCCCCGCTGACCACGATCGCCTCCGACCGGCCCGCGATGGCGCGGGCCGCGGTGGACCTGGTCCTGGACGACGCGCTGCGGGTCGCGGGCTCGCGCCGCGAACGTCTCAAGCAGTTCCCCTCGCGGCTCGTCGTACGCCGGTCCTGCGGCTGCGGCTAG
- a CDS encoding S1C family serine protease, which translates to MTESPRHSGEYPEQQPTHSDESWQRAKDDARREAEAYAAAYPPPPPYQPATAMPATAGEPGAPRPRRAKRSVGLIAAVAIVAAAMGGGTASLVEHYVGNDRASVSSGVSGTNASNSTNGTVSGVAKAVMPSIVEINATSGSGESTGAGVIITAGGEIITNNHVISGATSVKVKLSDGKSYTAKVVGTDPDKDLALIKLNGASGLKPASLGDSSKIAVGDQVVAIGSPEGLTGTVTSGIVSALDRDVTVAKEQGNQGQGQGQGRGQGGWPFEFGGQQFNGDTGSSKTTYKALQTDASLNPGNSGGALIDMNGNIIGINSAMYSPSSSSQSGSSAGSVGLGFAIPINTVKSDLASLRGGGSGGDTGGSTNQGGDSSGGPFSGSY; encoded by the coding sequence ATGACCGAGAGCCCCCGCCACAGCGGCGAGTACCCCGAGCAGCAGCCGACCCACTCTGACGAGTCCTGGCAGCGAGCCAAGGACGACGCCCGGCGAGAGGCCGAGGCCTACGCGGCCGCCTATCCGCCGCCACCCCCGTACCAGCCGGCCACCGCGATGCCCGCCACCGCGGGCGAGCCCGGCGCCCCCCGGCCCCGCCGGGCCAAGCGCTCCGTCGGCCTGATCGCCGCCGTCGCCATCGTCGCGGCGGCCATGGGCGGTGGCACCGCGAGCCTCGTCGAGCACTACGTCGGCAACGACCGTGCGTCCGTCAGCTCCGGAGTCAGCGGCACCAACGCCTCCAACAGCACCAACGGCACCGTCTCCGGCGTCGCCAAGGCCGTGATGCCGAGCATCGTCGAGATCAACGCGACGTCCGGCTCGGGCGAGTCGACCGGCGCCGGCGTGATCATCACGGCGGGCGGCGAGATCATCACCAACAACCACGTCATCTCGGGCGCGACCTCCGTCAAGGTGAAGCTCAGCGACGGCAAGAGCTACACCGCCAAGGTCGTCGGCACCGACCCCGACAAGGACCTCGCGCTGATCAAGCTGAACGGGGCGAGCGGCCTCAAGCCCGCCTCACTCGGCGACTCGTCGAAGATCGCGGTCGGCGACCAGGTCGTGGCGATCGGCTCCCCCGAGGGTCTCACCGGCACCGTCACCAGCGGCATCGTCTCCGCCCTCGACCGCGACGTCACCGTCGCCAAGGAGCAGGGCAACCAGGGGCAGGGCCAAGGACAGGGACGCGGGCAGGGCGGCTGGCCGTTCGAGTTCGGCGGGCAGCAGTTCAACGGCGACACCGGCTCCTCCAAGACCACGTACAAGGCGCTCCAGACCGACGCCTCGCTGAACCCGGGCAACTCCGGGGGCGCCCTCATCGACATGAACGGCAACATCATCGGCATCAACTCCGCGATGTACTCGCCGAGTTCGAGCAGCCAGAGCGGTTCGTCGGCGGGCAGTGTCGGGCTCGGCTTCGCCATCCCGATCAACACCGTCAAGTCCGACCTGGCCAGTCTGCGCGGCGGCGGCAGCGGCGGCGACACCGGCGGCTCCACCAATCAGGGCGGCGACAGCTCCGGCGGCCCCTTCAGCGGCAGCTACTGA
- a CDS encoding response regulator transcription factor, with protein sequence MSPAEDDPQRILIVDDEPAVREALQRSLAFEGYGTEVAVDGLDALTKAEAYRPELIVLDIQMPRMDGLTAARRLRAGGSTTPILMLTARDTVGDRVTGLDAGADDYLVKPFELDELFARIRALLRRSSYVVDAGAAGQDAGNVLTFGDLRMDLSTREVTRGDRVVELTRTEFTLLEMFLAHPRQVLTREQILKAVWGFDFEPSSNSLDVYVMYLRRKTEAGGEPRVVHTVRGVGYALRPGGAE encoded by the coding sequence ATGAGCCCCGCCGAGGACGACCCGCAGCGCATCCTGATCGTCGACGACGAACCCGCCGTCCGCGAGGCGCTGCAACGCAGTCTCGCCTTCGAGGGATACGGCACCGAGGTCGCCGTCGACGGCCTCGACGCCCTCACTAAGGCGGAGGCGTACCGGCCCGAACTGATCGTCCTGGACATCCAGATGCCGAGGATGGACGGGCTCACCGCGGCCCGCCGGCTGCGCGCGGGCGGCTCCACCACGCCCATCCTGATGCTGACCGCGCGCGACACGGTCGGCGACCGCGTCACCGGACTCGACGCGGGCGCCGACGACTACCTGGTCAAGCCGTTCGAACTGGACGAACTCTTCGCCCGCATCCGGGCGTTGCTGCGCCGCAGCTCGTACGTGGTCGACGCCGGCGCGGCCGGTCAGGACGCGGGGAACGTGCTGACCTTCGGGGACCTGCGGATGGACCTGTCCACCCGTGAGGTCACCCGCGGCGACCGGGTGGTGGAGCTGACCCGTACCGAGTTCACCCTCCTGGAGATGTTCCTCGCCCACCCCCGTCAGGTCCTGACCCGCGAGCAGATCCTCAAGGCCGTGTGGGGCTTCGACTTCGAGCCCTCCTCCAACTCCCTCGACGTGTACGTCATGTACCTGCGCCGCAAGACGGAGGCGGGGGGCGAACCGCGGGTGGTGCACACCGTGCGGGGCGTGGGGTACGCCCTGCGGCCGGGCGGCGCCGAGTGA
- a CDS encoding sensor histidine kinase, which translates to MNPLVRRYRAMPLRSRLAMLVATAVAVAVAAVAVTCWLLTRAQLRDELDTTLRNTSAPTSLVQAALQSCLSDGSLPPGQRPFAYIQVVLPDGTRCVAPDSPPVRVTSQDVAVARNVKAETLHSGTTDGGMDVRVHTQRQEFAGRWATVSLSRPLTEIDSALNRLALLLAGLAGIGVIAAGAAGLWVARTGLRPVDKLTGAVEHVARTEDLTVRIPVEGEDEIARLSRSFNAMTAALASSRDRQAQLIADAGHELRTPLTSLRTNIELLARSEETGRAIPPADRKALMASVKAQMTELASLIGDLQELSRPDAVREGPLEVVGLHDITRVALDRARLRGPELTITAELAPWYVRAEPAALQRAVVNVLDNAVKFSPPHGAVTVTLDRGVLSVRDHGPGIPAEDLPHVFERFWRSPSARALPGSGLGLSIVARTVRGAGGEVVLAAAAGGGTLATLTLPGAPSPPPPTP; encoded by the coding sequence GTGAACCCTCTGGTCCGGCGCTACCGTGCGATGCCGCTGCGCTCCCGGCTCGCCATGCTGGTGGCGACGGCGGTCGCGGTCGCGGTGGCCGCGGTCGCGGTCACCTGCTGGCTGCTGACCCGGGCCCAGCTGCGCGACGAGCTCGACACGACGCTGCGCAACACCAGCGCCCCCACCAGCCTGGTGCAGGCCGCACTCCAGTCCTGCCTCTCGGACGGCAGCCTGCCGCCGGGGCAGCGGCCGTTCGCCTACATCCAGGTGGTGCTGCCGGACGGCACCCGCTGTGTGGCCCCGGACTCGCCGCCGGTCCGCGTCACGTCCCAGGACGTCGCGGTGGCCCGCAACGTCAAGGCCGAGACCCTGCACAGCGGCACCACCGACGGCGGGATGGACGTACGGGTGCACACCCAGCGCCAGGAGTTCGCCGGACGCTGGGCCACCGTCTCGCTGTCCCGCCCGCTCACCGAGATCGACTCCGCGCTCAACCGGCTCGCCCTGCTCCTGGCGGGTCTGGCGGGCATCGGCGTCATCGCGGCCGGCGCGGCGGGGCTGTGGGTAGCGCGGACCGGTCTTCGGCCCGTGGACAAGCTGACCGGGGCCGTCGAGCACGTGGCCCGCACCGAGGACCTCACCGTGCGCATCCCCGTCGAGGGCGAGGACGAGATCGCGCGGCTCTCCCGCTCGTTCAACGCGATGACCGCCGCGCTCGCCTCCTCCCGTGACCGGCAGGCACAGCTCATCGCGGACGCGGGGCACGAGTTGCGTACGCCGCTCACCTCGCTGCGCACCAACATCGAGCTGCTCGCGCGGAGCGAGGAGACCGGGCGGGCCATTCCGCCCGCCGACCGCAAGGCGCTGATGGCCTCCGTCAAGGCCCAGATGACCGAACTCGCCTCCCTCATCGGGGACTTGCAGGAACTCTCCCGCCCCGACGCGGTCCGCGAAGGCCCCCTGGAGGTGGTCGGGCTGCACGACATCACCCGGGTCGCCCTCGACCGGGCGCGGCTGCGGGGGCCCGAGCTGACGATCACGGCGGAGCTGGCGCCCTGGTACGTACGGGCCGAGCCGGCGGCGTTGCAGCGGGCGGTGGTGAACGTGCTGGACAACGCGGTGAAGTTCAGCCCGCCGCACGGGGCGGTCACGGTCACCCTGGACCGGGGGGTGCTTTCCGTACGCGACCACGGGCCGGGGATTCCCGCGGAGGATCTGCCGCACGTCTTCGAGCGGTTCTGGCGGTCGCCGTCGGCTCGGGCGTTGCCCGGGTCGGGGCTGGGGCTTTCCATCGTGGCCCGTACGGTTCGGGGGGCGGGGGGTGAGGTCGTTCTGGCCGCTGCGGCCGGGGGTGGCACGCTGGCCACGCTCACCCTGCCAGGCGCCCCCTCCCCTCCCCCGCCCACCCCCTAG
- a CDS encoding bifunctional metallophosphatase/5'-nucleotidase produces MPAKPHMKRAATRLWAGAAGLATVGALVAAMPADAHDRGHGHHPKPDRTVDVQLLSFNDLHGNLEPPAGSAGAVTERQADGTTKSVPAGGMEYLATSLRTARQGHPYSITAAGGDMIGASPLLSGMFHDEPTIEALNKLKLDVTAVGNHEFDEGATELARMQNGGCHPTDGCYEKGKTFPGADFPYLAANVTSEKTGKPILKPYTVWKKNGVKIGFIGVTLKGTPNVVTASGVKGLNFADEIETINKYAKELDRQGVKSIVALIHEGGMPVSNAYNDSCDTNGPGSGISGPIVDIAKGISPKVDALVTGHTHQAYVCTVPDPAGNPRMVTSAASFGKLYTDTTLTYDRRTNDIVRTAVRSPKSANHIVRRDQPKAADMTELIARWGKLAAPVANRPQGFISADINGRGSDAPEKPLGDLIADAQLAGLSAPDKGGAQLALMNPGGIRSDLVYKASGAEGDGVVTYGEAFTVQPFTNMMNVVDLTGAQLITALQQQVSGANAADPKILQISKGLTYTLDLTKSGAARVVVDTIKLNGVAIDPTKTYRVAMNEFLAGGGDGFPALVGTNKLVGASDLDVFDAYLAANSSASTPMAPPVPGRITVRK; encoded by the coding sequence ATGCCAGCCAAACCCCACATGAAGCGTGCGGCCACACGACTGTGGGCGGGGGCCGCCGGACTCGCCACCGTCGGAGCGCTCGTCGCCGCGATGCCCGCGGACGCGCACGACCGCGGCCACGGGCACCACCCGAAGCCGGACCGCACCGTCGACGTACAGCTGCTGTCCTTCAACGACCTGCACGGCAACCTGGAGCCCCCGGCCGGCTCCGCGGGCGCGGTGACGGAGCGTCAGGCGGACGGCACCACCAAGTCCGTGCCGGCCGGTGGCATGGAGTACCTCGCCACCTCCCTGCGCACCGCCCGCCAGGGCCACCCGTACTCGATCACCGCGGCCGGCGGCGACATGATCGGCGCGAGCCCGCTGCTCTCCGGGATGTTCCACGACGAGCCGACCATCGAGGCGCTCAACAAGCTGAAGCTGGACGTCACGGCCGTGGGCAACCACGAGTTCGACGAGGGCGCCACCGAGCTCGCCCGGATGCAGAACGGCGGCTGCCACCCCACCGACGGCTGCTACGAGAAGGGCAAGACGTTCCCCGGCGCGGACTTCCCCTACCTCGCGGCCAATGTGACGAGCGAGAAGACCGGCAAGCCGATCCTCAAGCCGTACACGGTGTGGAAGAAGAACGGCGTCAAGATCGGCTTCATCGGCGTGACGCTGAAGGGCACCCCGAACGTCGTCACCGCGTCCGGCGTCAAGGGCCTCAACTTCGCCGACGAGATCGAGACGATCAACAAGTACGCCAAGGAACTGGACCGCCAGGGCGTCAAGTCCATCGTCGCGCTGATCCACGAGGGCGGGATGCCCGTCAGCAACGCGTACAACGACAGCTGCGACACCAACGGGCCCGGCAGCGGCATCTCGGGCCCCATCGTCGACATCGCCAAGGGGATATCGCCCAAGGTGGACGCGCTGGTCACCGGCCACACCCACCAGGCGTACGTCTGCACCGTCCCCGACCCGGCGGGCAACCCGCGCATGGTCACCTCGGCGGCCTCCTTCGGCAAGCTGTACACGGACACGACGCTCACCTACGACCGCCGCACCAACGACATCGTGCGCACGGCGGTACGGTCCCCGAAGTCCGCGAACCACATCGTGCGCCGGGACCAGCCCAAGGCCGCCGACATGACTGAACTGATCGCCCGCTGGGGCAAGTTGGCCGCGCCGGTGGCCAACCGGCCGCAGGGCTTCATCTCGGCCGACATCAACGGCCGCGGCTCGGACGCCCCCGAGAAGCCGCTCGGCGACCTCATCGCCGACGCCCAGCTCGCCGGCCTGTCCGCCCCCGACAAGGGTGGCGCGCAGCTCGCCCTGATGAACCCCGGCGGCATCCGCTCGGACCTCGTCTACAAGGCGAGCGGCGCCGAGGGCGACGGGGTCGTGACCTATGGCGAGGCGTTCACGGTCCAGCCGTTCACCAACATGATGAACGTGGTCGACCTGACCGGGGCGCAGCTCATCACCGCGCTCCAGCAGCAGGTCAGCGGCGCCAACGCGGCCGACCCCAAGATCCTCCAGATCTCGAAGGGCCTGACGTACACGCTGGACCTGACGAAGTCCGGCGCGGCCCGGGTCGTCGTCGACACGATCAAGCTGAACGGGGTGGCGATCGACCCCACCAAGACGTACCGGGTCGCGATGAACGAGTTCCTCGCGGGCGGGGGTGACGGGTTCCCCGCGCTGGTCGGCACGAACAAGCTGGTCGGGGCGTCGGACCTGGACGTCTTCGACGCGTACCTGGCGGCGAACTCGTCGGCGTCCACGCCGATGGCTCCGCCGGTTCCGGGTCGCATCACAGTACGCAAGTAA